The following coding sequences lie in one Nocardioides sambongensis genomic window:
- a CDS encoding deoxyribonuclease IV, with protein MSSSTRPVGTHVPVGKNLADGALRNAVELGCEAVQVFVGNPRGWALSAGRPQVDERFRAQAAEIGMRTFIHTPYLVNLGSPTAATYERSVAMVAHNLRRAVEIGAEGVVVHTGSYVDPDGGEERHAAAMRQVHDGLLPTLESLDGLGDQAPWLLLEPTAGQGRSLCAGVDDLGAYLDAVERHPRAGICLDTCHVFAAGAPLDEPGGATATVDRIVEIAGPGRLRLIHANDSKDVRGAFKDRHEKIGAGHIGTQAFAELFAHPATDGVPFILETPGSRDADDPDIALLKQLRSEAPVR; from the coding sequence ATGAGCAGCTCCACCCGCCCCGTCGGCACCCACGTCCCGGTCGGCAAGAACCTCGCGGACGGCGCCCTGCGCAACGCCGTCGAGCTGGGCTGCGAGGCGGTCCAGGTCTTCGTCGGCAACCCGCGCGGCTGGGCACTGTCGGCCGGCAGGCCCCAGGTCGACGAGCGGTTCCGCGCCCAGGCCGCCGAGATCGGGATGCGGACGTTCATCCACACCCCCTACCTCGTCAACCTCGGCTCGCCGACCGCGGCGACGTACGAGAGGTCGGTGGCGATGGTGGCCCACAACCTGCGCCGCGCGGTGGAGATCGGTGCGGAGGGCGTCGTCGTGCACACCGGCTCCTACGTCGACCCCGACGGCGGCGAGGAGCGGCACGCGGCGGCGATGCGCCAGGTGCACGACGGCCTGCTGCCGACCCTGGAGTCGCTCGACGGACTCGGCGACCAGGCGCCCTGGCTGCTCCTGGAGCCGACCGCCGGGCAGGGGCGCTCGCTGTGTGCCGGCGTGGACGACCTCGGTGCCTACCTGGACGCGGTCGAGCGCCATCCGCGGGCCGGGATCTGCCTGGACACCTGCCACGTGTTCGCCGCCGGCGCCCCGCTGGACGAGCCCGGCGGCGCGACCGCCACCGTGGACCGGATCGTGGAGATCGCCGGCCCGGGCCGGCTGCGCCTGATCCACGCCAACGACTCCAAGGACGTCCGGGGAGCGTTCAAGGACCGGCACGAGAAGATCGGTGCCGGGCACATCGGCACGCAGGCGTTCGCCGAGCTGTTCGCCCACCCGGCCACCGACGGGGTCCCGTTCATCCTGGAGACACCGGGCTCCCGGGACGCCGACGACCCCGACATCGCCCTGC